A single window of Rhizobium indicum DNA harbors:
- the coxB gene encoding cytochrome c oxidase subunit II, with the protein MKKAYAALTTLVCLLFASGTYADQPTPWQATLQPAATPIMREIHWFEQYTLWFIVPITLFVLVLLIVVCFKFRASANPVPSKTSHNTLIEVAWTVGPVLVLLLLAIPSFNLLTAQLTLPENPDVTIKATATQWQWNYEYEGSGESPLAFDSFLLKDQDRAAAGKEDKSIYPRLLAVDNELVLPVNKTVRVLVTSAPTDVIHAFAMPSFGVKIDAVPGRLNETWFKAEREGLFYGQCSELCGKDHAFMPIAIRVVSEDKYKQWLTAAASDLPGAYKSLMAATDGPAKTVNVAEAQ; encoded by the coding sequence ATGAAGAAGGCTTATGCAGCCCTGACCACGCTGGTCTGTCTGCTTTTTGCTTCCGGCACATATGCCGACCAGCCCACGCCGTGGCAGGCGACGCTGCAGCCGGCGGCAACGCCGATCATGCGGGAAATCCACTGGTTCGAACAATATACCCTGTGGTTTATCGTTCCGATCACGCTCTTCGTTCTGGTCCTGCTCATCGTCGTCTGTTTCAAGTTCCGCGCCAGCGCGAACCCGGTTCCCTCGAAGACGAGCCATAACACGCTGATCGAGGTTGCCTGGACCGTGGGGCCGGTCCTGGTGCTTCTTCTTCTCGCCATTCCTTCGTTCAACCTGCTGACGGCGCAACTGACGCTGCCCGAAAACCCAGACGTGACGATCAAGGCAACCGCCACCCAGTGGCAGTGGAATTACGAATATGAAGGTTCGGGCGAAAGCCCGCTCGCTTTCGATTCCTTCCTGCTGAAGGATCAGGACCGCGCGGCCGCCGGCAAGGAAGACAAGTCGATCTATCCGCGTCTTCTCGCCGTCGATAACGAACTGGTCCTGCCGGTCAACAAGACGGTCCGCGTTCTCGTGACCTCCGCGCCGACCGACGTCATCCACGCCTTCGCCATGCCGTCCTTCGGCGTCAAGATCGATGCCGTGCCGGGCCGCCTGAACGAGACCTGGTTCAAGGCCGAGCGCGAAGGCCTGTTCTACGGCCAGTGTTCCGAGCTCTGCGGCAAGGACCATGCGTTCATGCCGATCGCCATCCGCGTCGTCTCCGAGGACAAGTATAAGCAGTGGCTGACCGCAGCCGCCAGCGACCTGCCCGGCGCCTACAAGTCACTCATGGCCGCAACCGATGGTCCCGCAAAGACCGTCAACGTCGCCGAAGCACAGTAA
- a CDS encoding invasion associated locus B family protein: protein MIRYPEVSMGFRSLAQSLLLTASIAAAATTPVFAQQQPAPSQAKPPAAAPAPAPAPAQQQPSAAKPNVEPVTPGQTQPPAPGTVKSNHGAWSVVCDKPAGASTEQCALMQNVIAEDRPEVGLSVVVLKTADRKSKILRVLAPLGVLLPNGLGLNVDGKDIGRAYFVRCFADGCYAEVVLEDELLKTFRSGAQATFIVFQTPEEGIGIPVDLKGFAEGFDALP, encoded by the coding sequence ATGATTCGATATCCAGAGGTTTCCATGGGTTTCCGTTCCCTCGCGCAGTCGCTTCTCCTGACTGCCAGCATCGCGGCCGCAGCGACGACGCCCGTTTTCGCACAGCAGCAACCCGCCCCCTCGCAGGCCAAGCCTCCGGCTGCCGCACCGGCACCTGCTCCCGCCCCGGCGCAGCAACAGCCGAGTGCCGCCAAACCGAATGTCGAACCGGTGACACCTGGCCAGACGCAGCCGCCGGCGCCGGGCACGGTAAAGTCCAATCATGGCGCATGGTCCGTCGTCTGCGACAAGCCGGCCGGTGCTTCGACCGAACAATGCGCGCTGATGCAGAATGTCATCGCCGAGGATCGGCCGGAAGTCGGGCTTTCCGTCGTCGTGTTGAAGACGGCCGACCGCAAGTCGAAGATCCTGCGCGTGCTGGCACCACTTGGCGTGCTGCTGCCGAACGGCCTAGGCCTCAATGTCGACGGCAAGGATATCGGCCGCGCCTATTTCGTCCGTTGCTTCGCCGACGGCTGCTATGCCGAAGTCGTGCTCGAGGATGAACTGCTCAAGACCTTCCGTAGCGGTGCGCAGGCAACCTTCATCGTCTTCCAGACCCCGGAAGAAGGCATCGGCATCCCCGTCGACCTCAAGGGCTTTGCCGAAGGTTTTGACGCGCTGCCGTGA
- the tldD gene encoding metalloprotease TldD — MTTDLLTLFDADEATMRGLVAEALSGADDGELFIEHAQAEALTFDNGRLKGGSFNTEQGFGLRAVAGEAVGYAHAGDLSVAALKRAADAVGAVTRGYSGSYAAAPQGTNKKFYSDENPIGQPSFEEKVKVLQDIDAYLRGKDDKVRQVTASVAASWQVVDILRADGHRVRDIRPMTRINISVMVGEGDRQESGSYGHGGRIGFGDFIAEGSWQYGADEALRQALVNLEAIDAPAGTMDVVLGSGWPGVMLHEAVGHGLEGDFNRKKTSAFAGLLGQMVAAPGVTVVDDGTIDNRRGSITIDDEGTPSAYNVLIENGKLVGYMQDRQNARLMGMAPTGNGRRQGYSHVPMPRMTNTYMLGGDKTPEEIIASVKKGIYAVSFGGGQVDITSGKFVFGCTEAYLIENGKVGAPIKGAMLIGNGPDAMKRVSMIGNDMKLDTGIGNCGKAGQWVPVGVGQPHLRMDQVTVGGTQT, encoded by the coding sequence ATGACCACCGATCTCCTGACGCTTTTCGATGCCGACGAAGCCACGATGCGTGGGCTTGTCGCCGAGGCCTTGTCCGGCGCCGATGACGGCGAACTGTTCATCGAGCATGCGCAGGCGGAAGCGCTAACCTTCGACAATGGCCGGCTCAAGGGCGGCAGCTTCAACACCGAACAGGGTTTCGGCCTGCGCGCCGTTGCCGGCGAAGCGGTCGGCTATGCCCATGCCGGCGATCTCTCGGTGGCGGCGCTGAAGCGGGCGGCCGATGCCGTCGGCGCGGTGACGCGCGGCTATTCCGGCTCCTATGCGGCCGCACCCCAGGGCACCAACAAGAAATTCTACAGCGACGAGAACCCGATCGGCCAGCCGAGCTTCGAGGAGAAGGTCAAGGTCCTGCAGGACATCGACGCCTATCTCAGAGGCAAGGATGACAAGGTGCGCCAGGTGACGGCCTCGGTCGCCGCAAGCTGGCAGGTCGTCGATATCCTGCGCGCCGACGGACACCGTGTGCGCGACATCAGGCCGATGACGCGCATCAACATTTCGGTGATGGTCGGCGAAGGCGATCGGCAGGAGAGCGGCTCCTATGGCCACGGCGGGCGCATCGGCTTCGGCGATTTCATCGCCGAGGGCAGCTGGCAATACGGCGCCGACGAGGCGCTGCGCCAGGCGCTCGTCAATCTCGAGGCGATCGATGCGCCGGCGGGCACGATGGACGTGGTGCTCGGCTCCGGCTGGCCGGGCGTGATGCTGCACGAGGCTGTTGGTCACGGGCTGGAAGGCGATTTCAACCGCAAGAAAACCTCGGCCTTTGCCGGCCTTCTCGGCCAGATGGTCGCCGCTCCCGGCGTCACCGTCGTCGACGACGGCACGATCGACAATCGCCGCGGCTCGATCACCATCGATGACGAGGGCACGCCGTCCGCCTACAACGTGCTGATCGAAAACGGCAAGCTCGTCGGCTATATGCAGGATCGGCAGAATGCCCGGCTGATGGGCATGGCGCCGACCGGCAACGGCCGCCGCCAGGGCTATTCCCATGTGCCGATGCCGCGCATGACCAACACCTACATGCTCGGCGGCGACAAGACGCCCGAGGAGATCATCGCCTCGGTGAAGAAGGGCATCTATGCCGTCTCCTTCGGCGGCGGCCAGGTGGACATCACCTCCGGCAAGTTCGTCTTCGGCTGCACCGAGGCCTATCTGATCGAGAACGGCAAGGTCGGCGCGCCGATCAAGGGCGCGATGCTGATCGGCAACGGCCCGGATGCGATGAAGCGGGTGTCGATGATCGGCAATGACATGAAGCTCGATACCGGCATCGGCAATTGCGGCAAGGCCGGCCAATGGGTTCCCGTCGGTGTCGGCCAACCGCATCTGCGCATGGATCAAGTGACGGTCGGCGGCACGCAGACCTGA